A region from the Salicibibacter cibarius genome encodes:
- a CDS encoding ABC transporter permease, which yields MRIKYLLPLLIVLSITSLFIGVQEISPTDIFNLNDEQVQTIIISRLPRLLSIIIVGVSLSVCGLIMQQLTQNKFVSPTTAGTMDWARLGILVAILVFSQAGTMERMFVAMLFALFGTFLFMKILERIRYKNVIFVPLVGLMLGSVVEAITTFFAYQYDLMQSLSSWMQGSFSLVVRGNYEILYIGIPLVIIAFLFANRFTVAGMGRDFSANLGMNYNRIMNAGLFIVAIITATVVVTIGSIPFLGLIIPNIVSIMKGDNLRNSLPHTALFGAIFLLACDILGRVIIYPYEVPIGLMVGIIGSAIFIYLLLRRNTHAG from the coding sequence ATGAGAATAAAATACTTACTGCCACTGCTCATTGTTTTATCGATCACATCACTATTTATTGGCGTGCAGGAGATATCACCAACCGACATTTTCAATCTCAATGATGAACAGGTTCAGACCATTATTATCAGCCGTCTTCCGCGATTGCTGAGTATTATCATTGTCGGTGTTAGTTTAAGTGTTTGCGGGCTGATCATGCAGCAGCTCACACAGAACAAATTTGTTTCTCCCACAACCGCCGGAACGATGGATTGGGCACGACTCGGCATTCTCGTCGCGATCCTCGTGTTCTCGCAAGCGGGTACGATGGAGCGAATGTTTGTTGCCATGTTATTTGCCCTGTTCGGCACGTTTCTTTTCATGAAAATTTTAGAACGTATCCGTTATAAAAATGTGATCTTCGTCCCGCTGGTCGGTCTGATGCTCGGCAGCGTAGTCGAAGCGATCACGACATTTTTTGCTTATCAATATGATTTGATGCAAAGCCTGTCTTCCTGGATGCAAGGGAGCTTTTCGCTTGTCGTCAGGGGGAACTATGAGATTTTGTATATCGGCATTCCGCTTGTGATCATTGCCTTTTTATTCGCCAATCGGTTTACGGTTGCCGGGATGGGGCGAGATTTTTCTGCCAATTTGGGGATGAACTACAATCGGATTATGAACGCCGGGCTATTCATCGTCGCGATTATTACGGCAACGGTTGTCGTCACGATCGGATCGATCCCATTTTTGGGGTTGATCATTCCGAATATCGTATCGATCATGAAAGGCGATAATCTAAGGAACAGCCTTCCGCACACGGCTTTATTCGGAGCCATCTTTTTATTGGCTTGCGATATATTGGGAAGGGTCATTATCTATCCGTACGAGGTGCCGATCGGGCTTATGGTGGGCATTATAGGCAGCGCCATATTTATTTACCTTCTCTTAAGGAGAAACACTCATGCAGGCTAG
- the pgsB gene encoding poly-gamma-glutamate synthase PgsB: MFTLIVAISLLIILALGMREKEQHDKNVDKIPIRVNINGTRGKSTVTRLVAGALMEADIKTVGKMTGTQARMFYWYQEEEKPIVRRLEGPNIREQKVAMKEAADVGAEAFVSECMAVHPEYQRIFQDDWMQANIGVVVNIVEDHMEVLGPTVEHVVDAYKNTIPHDGIFITSPSPFLEEFEKEAATRNTKVFVADTKAVPDHFLAKFEYMIFPENVALALAVARALGIDENTASRGMLKAKAAPGVTRVMPIVDKHKNTSYFVNGFSANEPTSTLNIWENARYLGYPTDNPIVVMNCREDRPERTKQFADQLLPYIAIDKLVLIGEGTNPIVQAYEQGNLDVNELCNLEGEETDKIYEFIVSSMDRSTIFGIGNFHGSADPLIHELEKNKDLATV, encoded by the coding sequence TTGTTTACCCTTATTGTTGCGATTAGCTTGCTTATTATACTCGCGTTAGGGATGCGGGAAAAGGAACAACATGATAAAAACGTGGACAAAATCCCCATCCGCGTTAATATTAACGGTACTCGCGGCAAATCAACGGTCACACGCCTCGTCGCTGGAGCACTTATGGAAGCTGACATTAAAACGGTCGGAAAAATGACCGGCACGCAGGCTCGAATGTTTTATTGGTACCAAGAAGAGGAAAAACCGATTGTTCGTCGGTTAGAGGGACCGAACATTCGTGAACAAAAGGTAGCGATGAAAGAAGCCGCCGATGTTGGTGCCGAAGCATTTGTCAGTGAGTGTATGGCCGTTCATCCCGAGTATCAAAGAATTTTTCAGGATGATTGGATGCAAGCGAATATCGGAGTCGTCGTTAATATTGTGGAAGATCATATGGAAGTATTGGGGCCAACAGTTGAACATGTCGTTGATGCTTATAAGAACACCATCCCCCATGACGGGATCTTTATTACATCGCCATCGCCGTTTCTTGAGGAGTTTGAAAAAGAAGCGGCCACGCGAAATACGAAAGTTTTTGTCGCGGATACAAAAGCGGTGCCCGACCATTTTCTTGCAAAATTTGAGTATATGATTTTCCCCGAGAATGTTGCGCTGGCATTGGCCGTGGCAAGAGCGCTCGGCATTGACGAAAATACGGCAAGCCGAGGAATGCTGAAAGCGAAAGCGGCTCCCGGTGTGACGCGAGTGATGCCAATCGTAGATAAACATAAAAACACCTCTTATTTTGTAAATGGATTTTCAGCCAATGAACCGACATCGACACTGAATATTTGGGAAAACGCGCGATACCTTGGATATCCTACCGATAACCCCATTGTCGTCATGAATTGTCGCGAAGATCGTCCTGAACGAACAAAGCAATTTGCAGATCAACTTCTTCCTTATATCGCGATCGATAAACTCGTGTTAATTGGCGAAGGTACGAATCCGATTGTACAAGCTTATGAGCAAGGAAATTTAGATGTGAATGAACTTTGTAACCTGGAAGGCGAAGAAACCGACAAAATATATGAGTTCATTGTCTCATCAATGGATCGATCGACGATTTTCGGCATCGGAAACTTTCATGGTTCGGCAGATCCTCTCATACATGAATTGGAAAAAAATAAAGATTTGGCGACTGTTTAA
- a CDS encoding ABC-F family ATP-binding cassette domain-containing protein, whose translation MSLLIANDLKKTYGDKTLLDDVSFVIEPKQRIGFIGANGTGKSTLLHILTGAEGVEKGEIRHANAFSIAYVDQEPVLVGKQTILDAVYEGEAPVMQALHRYDRALRRFQENPGDEKAEKQLYDAQATMEAHDAWEAETSAKTVLTKLGLHDYYAKVDELSGGQQKRVALAKALIQPADLLILDEPTNHLDASAIAWLESFLKAYRGALLLVTHDRYFLNRVTDAIFELEHGNLHYYEGNYETYLEKKAEREAQAEQEEEKRKNTLRREMAWLKRMPKARGTKQKARVDRVEALQAETSKQEEGVLDFVSDSKRLGKRVIEAINISKDFGDKKILDDISARVDRGDRIGITGANGTGKSTFLHILAGRLQPDSGVVDIGETVRIGYFTQGEADIDHSLRVLEYIREGAEVITTKNGVTITAEQMLERFLFPRSQQWTYINRLSGGERRRLYLLRILMEEPNVLFLDEPTNNLDIPTLRLLEDYLTQFPGAVVSVSHDRYFLDRVADYLLIFESSGRVERFDGRFEEYLDQKEAAKTDKKPAQKEPRRRPRKKVSYKDQQEWKTIEDTIEQLEQKQSEMEKDMAQAGSDTARVQELLKEQEAVAKELEETMERWTELATVMEEEN comes from the coding sequence ATGAGTCTGTTAATTGCGAACGATCTCAAGAAAACATATGGAGATAAAACGTTATTGGATGATGTATCGTTTGTTATCGAACCGAAACAACGAATTGGATTCATCGGCGCAAATGGTACAGGGAAATCAACGTTGCTGCACATCCTCACCGGGGCAGAAGGGGTTGAAAAAGGGGAAATACGCCACGCGAATGCTTTTTCAATTGCTTATGTCGATCAAGAACCGGTGCTAGTTGGGAAGCAAACGATCCTCGATGCGGTTTATGAAGGGGAAGCTCCGGTTATGCAAGCTCTTCATCGTTATGATCGAGCCCTCCGGCGTTTCCAAGAAAATCCGGGCGATGAAAAAGCCGAAAAACAATTATATGATGCGCAGGCAACTATGGAAGCACACGATGCCTGGGAAGCGGAAACCTCGGCAAAGACCGTCCTAACGAAATTAGGTTTGCACGATTATTATGCGAAGGTCGATGAACTTTCCGGTGGCCAGCAAAAACGGGTGGCGCTTGCAAAAGCGCTTATTCAACCTGCGGATCTTCTCATTCTTGACGAGCCGACGAACCATCTCGATGCGTCTGCGATCGCTTGGCTGGAATCTTTTTTAAAGGCTTACCGGGGAGCGCTTTTGCTCGTCACGCATGACCGTTATTTTTTAAATCGGGTCACCGACGCGATTTTTGAGCTTGAACACGGGAACCTTCACTATTATGAGGGGAATTATGAAACGTATCTCGAAAAGAAAGCGGAACGAGAAGCCCAGGCCGAACAAGAGGAAGAAAAACGCAAGAATACGCTGCGAAGGGAGATGGCCTGGTTAAAACGAATGCCGAAGGCCCGGGGGACGAAACAAAAAGCACGCGTCGACCGAGTGGAAGCTTTACAAGCCGAGACGTCCAAGCAAGAGGAAGGGGTACTGGATTTTGTAAGTGATTCGAAAAGGCTCGGCAAAAGAGTCATTGAAGCGATTAATATTTCGAAAGACTTCGGAGATAAAAAAATTCTCGATGACATAAGTGCACGTGTTGATCGCGGAGATCGCATTGGGATTACCGGTGCAAATGGAACGGGAAAAAGTACGTTTTTGCATATTCTGGCCGGGCGTTTGCAACCCGACAGCGGCGTTGTCGATATTGGCGAGACCGTTCGCATCGGTTATTTTACCCAGGGTGAAGCAGATATTGACCATTCATTGCGTGTCCTAGAATATATTCGAGAAGGTGCGGAAGTGATTACGACAAAAAATGGGGTTACGATCACGGCAGAGCAAATGCTTGAACGCTTTTTGTTTCCACGCTCCCAACAGTGGACGTACATCAACCGCCTTTCCGGGGGAGAACGCCGCCGGCTGTATTTGTTACGTATTTTAATGGAAGAGCCGAATGTTTTATTCTTGGACGAACCAACAAATAACCTCGATATTCCCACGCTACGTTTGCTCGAAGACTATTTGACGCAATTTCCCGGCGCGGTCGTCAGCGTTTCCCACGATCGTTATTTTCTTGACCGGGTCGCCGATTATTTGCTCATATTTGAAAGCAGCGGTCGTGTGGAACGGTTTGACGGACGCTTTGAAGAATACTTGGACCAGAAAGAAGCAGCAAAAACGGATAAAAAGCCGGCCCAAAAAGAACCAAGACGTCGCCCGAGAAAAAAAGTCTCGTATAAAGATCAACAAGAATGGAAAACGATTGAAGACACCATCGAACAACTGGAGCAAAAACAATCGGAAATGGAAAAAGACATGGCACAGGCGGGAAGCGATACGGCCCGTGTTCAGGAATTGCTAAAAGAACAGGAAGCAGTGGCCAAAGAATTGGAAGAAACAATGGAACGATGGACAGAACTTGCAACGGTGATGGAGGAAGAGAATTGA
- a CDS encoding ABC transporter ATP-binding protein, with protein sequence MSMKMLDLEKKPAEKNNFFLEAKNLTKIYDGKKVVDDVSVQVKKGTITSFIGPNGAGKSTLIGMISRLLKKDEGDVVFDGKDIDKFKSNELAKKISILKQSNDINIRLTIRELVSFGRFPYSQNRLTKEDWMHVDDAIDYMALRDIQDKFLDQLSGGQKQRAYIAMVLAQNTDYIILDEPLNNLDMKHSVQIMKTLRSLVDDLGKTIMIVVHDINFASCYSDEIVALKEGRLVKKGHCHEIINRDTLRDIYDMEIDIEEINCQRICVYFS encoded by the coding sequence ATGAGCATGAAAATGTTGGATTTGGAAAAAAAACCGGCTGAAAAAAATAATTTCTTTCTTGAAGCAAAAAATCTAACGAAAATTTACGATGGAAAAAAAGTGGTCGATGATGTCTCGGTTCAAGTGAAAAAAGGGACGATTACATCTTTCATCGGTCCAAATGGTGCGGGCAAAAGTACGCTCATCGGGATGATTAGCCGTTTGCTCAAAAAAGATGAAGGCGATGTAGTTTTTGACGGCAAAGACATTGACAAATTTAAAAGCAACGAACTGGCGAAAAAAATATCCATATTGAAACAATCCAACGATATTAATATTCGTTTAACGATTCGGGAACTCGTGAGCTTTGGCCGTTTTCCTTATTCCCAAAACAGGTTAACGAAAGAAGATTGGATGCACGTGGATGATGCCATTGATTATATGGCACTTAGGGACATCCAAGATAAATTTCTCGATCAATTGAGCGGGGGGCAAAAGCAACGGGCGTATATCGCCATGGTTCTCGCCCAAAATACGGATTATATCATCTTGGATGAACCGCTAAATAATCTGGATATGAAGCATTCCGTCCAGATTATGAAAACACTGAGGAGTTTGGTCGATGATTTGGGGAAAACGATAATGATCGTCGTCCACGACATTAATTTTGCCTCCTGTTATTCCGATGAAATCGTCGCCTTGAAAGAGGGGCGCCTCGTTAAAAAAGGACATTGCCATGAGATTATTAATCGGGATACGTTACGCGATATTTATGACATGGAGATTGACATTGAAGAAATAAACTGTCAGCGAATTTGTGTATATTTTTCCTAG
- a CDS encoding SDR family oxidoreductase, with translation MNVLVIGANGKIGKQLVEKLANDSSYTPKAMVRKEEQLQPFKDMGADTVLADVEGPLDDLAAAAKGMDAVVFTAGSGAHTGADKTMMVDFDGAVKSMEAAEQAGIKRFIIVSAIGVHRREKWMEKAPYYSAAKHHADEWLSSSGLDYTILRPGLLTNDTGKEKIKVGVDLDRAEIPREDVANTIIGALKDKGTIGKAFDLTTGEDTVETALQNM, from the coding sequence ATGAATGTATTAGTCATTGGAGCAAATGGAAAAATAGGGAAGCAACTCGTAGAAAAGCTCGCAAACGATAGCAGCTATACACCGAAAGCGATGGTTCGTAAAGAAGAGCAATTGCAACCTTTTAAGGATATGGGTGCGGATACGGTGCTGGCTGATGTGGAGGGCCCGCTCGATGATCTGGCTGCCGCCGCAAAAGGAATGGATGCCGTCGTGTTTACCGCAGGCTCAGGCGCCCATACCGGTGCGGATAAAACAATGATGGTTGATTTCGATGGCGCGGTGAAATCTATGGAAGCGGCTGAACAAGCCGGTATCAAGCGTTTTATCATCGTGAGCGCGATTGGTGTTCATCGCCGTGAAAAATGGATGGAAAAAGCGCCATATTACAGCGCGGCGAAACACCATGCCGATGAATGGCTCTCTTCCAGCGGCCTTGATTATACAATCCTGCGCCCCGGACTTCTCACCAACGATACGGGCAAAGAAAAAATTAAGGTGGGGGTTGATCTTGACCGGGCAGAAATCCCCCGTGAAGACGTAGCGAATACGATTATCGGGGCTTTAAAGGATAAAGGAACGATTGGAAAGGCGTTTGACCTTACCACGGGAGAAGACACCGTTGAAACGGCACTGCAAAATATGTAA
- a CDS encoding peptidylprolyl isomerase — translation MKKTGFIELENGEKLTFELYPEEAPNTVANFEKLANEGFYNGLTFHRVIPGFVSQGGCPKGDGTGSAGYTIACETEGNPHKHEMGSLSMAHAGKDTGSSQFFIVHEPQPHLDGVHTVFGTVTENAALARDMKAGDGMKRIVVE, via the coding sequence ATGAAGAAAACAGGATTCATCGAACTTGAAAACGGAGAAAAACTCACCTTTGAATTATACCCGGAAGAAGCGCCGAATACGGTCGCGAATTTTGAAAAGCTTGCCAATGAAGGGTTTTATAATGGCTTGACGTTTCATCGCGTGATTCCCGGATTCGTTTCACAGGGAGGCTGTCCGAAAGGGGACGGGACAGGTTCCGCCGGTTACACGATTGCATGTGAGACTGAGGGGAATCCGCATAAACACGAAATGGGATCGTTATCGATGGCCCACGCAGGAAAAGATACCGGAAGCTCGCAATTTTTCATCGTTCACGAGCCGCAGCCTCATTTGGATGGCGTTCATACCGTTTTTGGCACAGTAACGGAAAACGCCGCACTTGCCCGTGACATGAAAGCCGGCGACGGCATGAAACGCATCGTTGTAGAATAA
- a CDS encoding iron chelate uptake ABC transporter family permease subunit, producing the protein MQARWIFTLLIAASVVLIATYMFIGLSPEGWDYALPRRGRSVTAIIIVGAAIAFSTMIFQTITNNRILTPSIIGLDSLYLLVQTSLIFFIGTAGFVSVSQGANFIISIIIMVLFALLLYVLLFRGEQQNIYFLLLVGIVFGTLFSSLSTFMQVLIDPNEYLTIQNQMFASFSNINEDLLWLSIVILIITTIYVWPYLKYLDALSLGRDQAINLGVPYDHVIRRYLVVIAIMVSVSTALVGPIMFLGLLVVNVARELVRSFKHTHLIYASILVSVVALVGGTLVVERVFEYAAPLSVIINFVGGTYFIYLLLRGTKGK; encoded by the coding sequence ATGCAGGCTAGATGGATCTTCACCTTACTTATTGCTGCCTCCGTAGTACTGATCGCGACATATATGTTTATTGGCCTAAGCCCTGAAGGTTGGGATTATGCACTTCCGAGAAGAGGGAGAAGTGTGACCGCGATTATCATTGTCGGTGCCGCTATTGCGTTTTCGACAATGATCTTCCAAACGATTACCAATAACCGGATTTTAACCCCGAGTATAATCGGATTGGATTCGCTGTATCTTCTCGTGCAAACTTCCTTGATATTTTTTATCGGCACAGCCGGATTTGTATCGGTGAGCCAAGGTGCGAATTTCATCATCTCAATCATCATCATGGTTTTGTTCGCCCTGTTGCTATACGTGTTATTATTTCGAGGCGAACAACAGAACATTTATTTTCTCTTGCTTGTCGGAATTGTATTCGGAACGCTGTTTTCAAGTTTGTCTACGTTTATGCAAGTGCTTATTGATCCGAATGAATATTTGACAATCCAGAATCAGATGTTTGCAAGTTTCAGCAACATTAATGAAGACCTTTTATGGCTTTCGATTGTCATCCTCATTATTACGACAATCTACGTGTGGCCGTACCTTAAATATCTAGATGCACTATCGCTCGGCAGAGATCAAGCCATCAATTTGGGCGTCCCTTATGATCATGTGATCCGAAGATACCTTGTTGTCATCGCGATCATGGTTTCGGTATCAACCGCGCTCGTCGGTCCGATCATGTTCTTGGGGTTACTCGTTGTGAATGTTGCCAGAGAGCTTGTTCGCTCATTTAAACATACACACTTAATTTATGCTTCGATCCTTGTTAGCGTTGTTGCCCTCGTTGGCGGAACGCTGGTTGTTGAACGGGTGTTTGAGTATGCTGCGCCACTTAGTGTCATCATTAACTTCGTCGGGGGGACGTATTTTATCTACCTGTTATTAAGGGGGACCAAAGGCAAATGA
- a CDS encoding BCCT family transporter — MSQRIGAVFYWSAGIILLLVIVGFFVPDSLEMITAQTQAFISSVFGWYYLIIVSLFVLVCLFFIVSPYGKLKLGKDEDKPEFNMPTWFALLFSAGMGTGLLFWGAAEPISHYAIDSPTAEPGSEEAFLESMRFTFFHWGLHAWGIYAIVALCLGYFKFRKDASGTISSALSPLMDADGVIGKTVNVIGVVATVTGIATTLGFGAVQINGGITFLTGIGESFLFQFVIIVVVTVLYLISAFTGIQKGIRYLSNVNMILAGILLLFVIIVGPTLDAMNIFTNTLGQYIQTLPEMSLRITPTDPDARDWINDWTIFYWAWWMAWSPYVGTFVARVSKGRTLRQFMIGVLFVPSLIGFIWFSFLGGSAILFESEQGANLASLEIEEMLFGLLSQFPLAIATSILALVLIAIFFITSGDSATFVLGMQTTNGATNPARRIKFIWGILLSAIATILLYSGGLQAVENTMIVAAFPFSIVMLLMVYALIKAVRQERKEQKNRAK; from the coding sequence ATGAGCCAAAGAATAGGTGCCGTCTTTTATTGGTCAGCAGGCATTATTTTATTGCTTGTCATCGTTGGGTTTTTCGTGCCTGACTCTCTTGAAATGATTACCGCACAAACACAAGCATTTATTTCGTCTGTCTTTGGTTGGTATTACTTAATTATTGTTTCCCTTTTTGTGCTTGTCTGTCTCTTTTTTATTGTTAGCCCTTATGGAAAACTAAAATTGGGCAAGGACGAAGATAAACCGGAATTTAACATGCCTACCTGGTTTGCGCTTCTTTTCAGTGCCGGCATGGGGACGGGCCTTCTTTTCTGGGGCGCAGCCGAGCCGATTTCTCACTACGCCATTGACTCGCCCACGGCGGAGCCCGGAAGTGAAGAGGCCTTTCTTGAATCGATGCGATTTACATTCTTCCATTGGGGGCTCCACGCTTGGGGGATCTATGCCATTGTCGCCCTCTGTCTCGGGTACTTTAAGTTTCGAAAAGATGCATCCGGCACGATTAGTTCGGCACTCTCCCCTCTTATGGATGCGGACGGAGTGATTGGAAAAACGGTTAATGTCATTGGTGTGGTCGCCACCGTTACCGGGATCGCAACCACGCTCGGATTCGGTGCCGTGCAAATCAACGGCGGCATTACGTTTTTAACCGGCATTGGCGAGAGTTTTCTTTTTCAATTTGTCATTATCGTAGTGGTTACTGTATTATACCTTATCTCTGCCTTTACAGGTATTCAAAAAGGAATACGATATTTGAGCAACGTGAACATGATTCTGGCCGGTATATTGCTGTTATTTGTGATCATTGTCGGGCCGACACTTGATGCCATGAACATTTTCACGAATACACTGGGCCAATATATTCAGACATTGCCGGAAATGAGTTTGCGCATTACTCCGACAGACCCGGACGCGCGGGATTGGATTAACGATTGGACCATTTTTTACTGGGCCTGGTGGATGGCTTGGTCCCCTTATGTAGGCACGTTTGTCGCGCGGGTATCGAAGGGGCGTACGTTGCGGCAATTCATGATTGGGGTTCTTTTTGTGCCTTCGCTCATCGGTTTTATCTGGTTTTCTTTCCTCGGCGGCTCAGCGATCCTCTTTGAAAGCGAACAAGGCGCAAATCTTGCCTCGCTGGAAATTGAAGAAATGCTGTTTGGCCTGTTGAGCCAATTTCCTTTGGCGATCGCTACATCGATTTTAGCGCTCGTGCTCATCGCCATCTTCTTCATTACATCAGGGGATTCGGCCACCTTCGTTCTCGGGATGCAAACGACCAACGGGGCCACAAATCCCGCGAGAAGGATTAAGTTTATATGGGGAATTCTGCTTTCGGCGATCGCCACCATACTATTATATTCAGGAGGCCTGCAAGCAGTAGAAAACACGATGATCGTGGCTGCATTCCCTTTTTCCATCGTTATGTTGTTAATGGTATACGCCTTGATTAAAGCGGTGCGCCAAGAACGAAAAGAGCAAAAAAACAGGGCGAAATAA
- a CDS encoding CapA family protein produces MRSRHNRGFNLREYMLASTKKHKKRTLPHAIIGIAVSLLILFAVQMWPAPEVESTGVGNDENAAFNASFVGDIMAGRYVEQVINHHGPEFLFRHAMPYFDESDYVTGNFENPILLDDEVYEPEDKEIHLEAGEEAVNILSEAGFTNVNLANNHIRDYGSKGVQDTLTAFEGSDVDTVGAYFGQEDDAVSIEEYDGLTVATVGFNDVWSPSGREGVGESDPAQSLSLIDDVNEEADLVIAHLHSGVEYTSSVTDRQEDLMKAYVDAGADIVVGHHPHVLQSVDVYNDGIIFYSLGNFVFDQGWTRTRDTVLAQYELGEDGMAEIELVPFRIHESQPRPIDGFAEPYHRERIFQQLTKDVTDESVYEKSDGRLVFEVDHGHVLE; encoded by the coding sequence ATGAGATCAAGACACAACCGCGGTTTCAATTTGCGGGAATACATGCTTGCAAGCACGAAAAAACATAAAAAACGGACGTTGCCTCATGCAATCATCGGGATTGCCGTCTCCTTGCTTATCTTGTTTGCCGTCCAAATGTGGCCTGCTCCGGAGGTGGAGTCAACCGGTGTCGGCAACGATGAAAATGCCGCTTTCAACGCCTCGTTTGTAGGGGACATAATGGCCGGACGTTACGTGGAACAAGTGATCAACCATCACGGACCGGAATTTTTATTCCGTCATGCCATGCCTTATTTTGACGAATCCGATTACGTCACCGGAAATTTTGAAAACCCGATTTTGCTTGATGACGAAGTGTACGAGCCCGAAGATAAGGAAATTCATCTCGAGGCGGGGGAAGAAGCCGTGAATATCCTTTCGGAAGCGGGATTTACAAATGTGAACCTTGCCAATAATCATATTCGCGATTATGGTTCCAAAGGCGTGCAAGATACACTTACGGCTTTTGAAGGTTCGGATGTAGACACGGTCGGCGCTTATTTCGGACAAGAGGACGATGCGGTATCCATCGAAGAATATGATGGTTTAACCGTGGCTACCGTTGGCTTCAACGATGTATGGTCTCCATCGGGGAGGGAAGGGGTCGGCGAATCTGACCCTGCCCAATCGTTGAGCTTGATAGACGACGTGAATGAAGAAGCGGATCTCGTCATTGCTCATCTTCATAGCGGCGTAGAATATACAAGTTCGGTTACGGACCGGCAGGAAGATTTGATGAAAGCGTATGTGGATGCCGGCGCGGATATTGTCGTCGGACATCACCCTCACGTATTACAATCCGTCGATGTTTATAATGACGGCATCATTTTTTACTCCCTTGGAAATTTTGTTTTCGACCAGGGATGGACACGGACGAGAGATACTGTCTTGGCCCAATATGAATTGGGAGAAGATGGGATGGCTGAGATCGAACTTGTCCCTTTCCGGATTCATGAATCGCAGCCAAGACCCATTGATGGATTCGCTGAACCGTATCATCGTGAGCGTATTTTTCAACAGCTGACAAAAGATGTCACAGATGAATCCGTCTATGAAAAATCAGATGGACGCTTAGTATTCGAAGTTGACCATGGACATGTGTTAGAATAA
- the pgsC gene encoding poly-gamma-glutamate biosynthesis protein PgsC yields MFGTELYIALVIGTILSLIYTERTGVMPAGLIVPGYIALVFDQPIFLVMIFLISFLTYIITMQVVGRLTVLYGRRKFAAMMTVGILLKMIFDYFYPVFPFETVEFRGLGVIVPGLVANSFQRQGVMPTLISTLVISGITFFIVTILYFI; encoded by the coding sequence TTGTTTGGAACAGAATTATATATCGCACTCGTAATAGGAACCATATTAAGCTTGATTTATACGGAACGAACCGGTGTTATGCCGGCAGGTCTCATTGTGCCGGGATATATTGCTTTGGTATTTGACCAGCCAATCTTTTTGGTCATGATTTTTCTCATCAGTTTCTTAACGTACATAATAACGATGCAAGTGGTCGGACGCTTAACGGTTTTGTATGGGCGCCGAAAATTTGCGGCGATGATGACGGTAGGGATCTTGTTGAAGATGATTTTTGATTATTTTTATCCGGTATTTCCGTTTGAGACGGTCGAATTTCGAGGGCTTGGGGTCATCGTGCCCGGGTTGGTCGCGAATTCGTTTCAACGACAAGGGGTTATGCCGACATTGATAAGTACGTTGGTGATCAGCGGAATTACCTTCTTCATCGTTACAATTCTTTATTTTATCTAA